CGTTCGCCAACGCCCCCACAGCTAGCTTGACCGTATTGACTTGCTTGACATTCTGTCCCTGCAGGGCTTTTTCTGCCAGGGACAATAAATCTTGCATTAAGGCTGTTTCGTGCATCACTACCTCCAATCAAAACACAGATTCAAAATCGCTTGCGCTATCATCACCATTTCGATCGATCCTATCCTTTTATTGCAGCCGCTGTACGGCGATTTTTGCCGATTTATATGCCGTTTTGCTCTGTTTTGAAAACTATCCCTCGATTCTCGAAAGTGAAGTATATCACTTGACAATACTCTGTCAAGTGTTTCACAGCACAATATCGGAACTCCCCGTACAGCAACAATTTAATACCAATTGTCTTCTGTCAAGGGAGTTGTGGCTTCCTTATGCATTTGAGAATTCTCGTTTGGAGGAGAGTATTTGAGCCTGTAAGACCAATCCTTCTCTGACTGACCGACACGCCAACCGGAATCAGCGGAGCGGTGCAGTTTCATAACTTTTGAAATCGCAGCGCCGATCCGTGATCCACGCCGGATAAAACCCCACCCGATAAGCCACTCTTTGCGAAGCGAGATTGCAGGCATCCACATCGTAGGTCGGTACAAAGCCGCGCTGCAGCATTTCCTGTGTCAAACCGCTGATCAGATAAGCCGCCAATCCCAAGCCCCGGTAGGTGGGCAATACGGTAATGCCCAGCTGCCTGATCTTATCCCATGGATCGCAAGCGCCTGCCATCGCCACAATCTGACCTTCTTGTTTTGCCAGTAAGGCCAAGACAGTTTGATAAGGGTGTTTCCGGTTATAAATCAAAGCGTTGTCAAAACCAGCAAATCCCAGCAGAGAAGGAATTTCATCCTGCTCAATCCATTCATAAGTAAAACCAGCCGGCGCTGTAATTGACTTTAACTTGAACAAATCGGGCAAATAGTGCAGATAATATCCCCTGATGATTGGCAGAGAGAAAATTGTATCTCTGTCCTTGCCTTGCATCAAGGCTTTGGCGATAGCCAGCCGTTCTGCGCTGGCCGATGCCACAATGGATTTGCCCATCGATAAAAGATCAAAGGAGCGTTCGCCGAGCGTCTGTCGCCTGCGGCCGGGGTTCTCTTTTGCTTCGACAAAACTCCGCTGTCTTGTTCGCCATTCAGATCATCCACTGTGCAATTAAGGTCAATTGCCAATTGGATCTGCAGCAAACGCAGCATTCCTTTTTGTGACATCATCAGGCTACATCCTTCCAAGGCAGTTACACCTTGCTTTATACTCAAAGGTTATACTGTCAATAGCTCTTAATAGTTATATTATACCACAGGATGAACTAGACTGGGTAGCCATTTTTTTATGCAAAAACGGCTCCCGACCAAGCGAGAGCCCGCTATTGCTAATCATTATTCCGTTGAATCCCAACAACCAGATTCATGCAGCCGGATTTCTTAATGTTGAAGACAAACT
This genomic window from Negativicutes bacterium contains:
- a CDS encoding GNAT family N-acetyltransferase — its product is MGKSIVASASAERLAIAKALMQGKDRDTIFSLPIIRGYYLHYLPDLFKLKSITAPAGFTYEWIEQDEIPSLLGFAGFDNALIYNRKHPYQTVLALLAKQEGQIVAMAGACDPWDKIRQLGITVLPTYRGLGLAAYLISGLTQEMLQRGFVPTYDVDACNLASQRVAYRVGFYPAWITDRRCDFKSYETAPLR